In Colletotrichum higginsianum IMI 349063 chromosome 3, whole genome shotgun sequence, a genomic segment contains:
- a CDS encoding 5'-nucleotidase yields MPKNTPAPDEPAVTFSSGSSAPVALRILHLNDVYHLEPSSAEPVGGVARFVTAVNEYRSHERFQGQPELVTLFSGDVFNPSLESSVTKGEHMVPVLNKIGVDCTCVGNHDFDFGVKQFETLTAKCNFPWLLANVLDPALGENVPLGNAKHTHMLTSSNGIKIGLIGLGEREWLETINSLPPNIIYKSASETAKELVPQLRAQGADIIICLSHQREPNDNKLAEKTDGLIDIILGGHDHYYAHSLIKGTHVLRSGSDFKQLSYVEVRKREDGSGKWDFDILRRDIVSSIAEDQETLKLTEDLTSKLKHSLAKSIGWTASPLDARFTTVRMKESNMGNFVCDVMRHYHNADCAIMAAGTIRGDQIYPPGVIRVRDITNCFPFEDPVIFIRVTGQQLWDALENGVSQYPAQEGRFPQVSNIEYTFDPSKPPSSRIVAASVGGEAIDPERKYTVATRGYMGRGKDGFTSLLVEPEGGTAEEIVCEENGILISAMLRQYFMSLKTVGQWKNLSENWLKVAEKCHSPVEPRKIWETPAETGTSDPRPKVESNSWADWMVRRHALNTKTPNDESDDESDVADDEADSVAQIDMELLIMRKFFARWAKKAGVKADVCDPLREGEFTVDWTRVIAPVLEGRIKMVG; encoded by the exons ATGCCTAAGAATACCCCGGCTCCTGATGAGCCTGCCGTTACCTTCAGTTCGGGCTCTTCGGCACCTGTTGCCCTGCGTATCCTCCATCTCAACGATGTCTACCATTTGGAACCTTCTAGCGCCGAGCCGGTGGGCGGTGTTGCTCGTTTCGTGACCGCCGTCAATGAATACCGCAGCCACGAACGTTTTCAGGGCCAGCCCGAGCTAGTGACTCTATTTTCGGGCGATGTCTTCAACCCCAGCCTAGAGAGCTCCGTCACCAAAG GTGAACACATGGTTCCCGTCTTGAACAAGATCGGCGTCGACTGCACTTGCGTTGGT AACCATGACTTCGACTTTGGCGTCAAGCAATTCGAAACCTTGACCGCAAAGTGCAACTTTCCCTGGCTGCTCGCCAATGTCCTGGATCCGGCCCTGGGTGAAAACGTGCCCCTCGGAAATGCCAAGCACACCCACATGCTCACATCTTCCAACGGCATCAAGATCGGTCTCATCGGCCTGGGCGAAAGGGAGTGGCTCGAGACCATCAACAGCTTGCCGCCCAACATCATCTACAAGTCCGCCAGCGAGACCGCCAAGGAACTGGTTCCCCAACTTCGTGCCCAGGGTGCTGATATCATCATCTGTCTCAGCCATCAGCGCGAGCCAAACGACAACAAGCTTgccgagaagacggacgGTCTTATCGACATCATCCTGGGTGGTCACGACCACTACTACGCACACAGTCTCATCAAGGGTACCCATGTGCTGCGGTCCGGCTCAGACTTCAAGCAGTTGAGCTATGTGGAGGTCCGGAAGAGGGAGGACGGCTCGGGCAAGTGGGACTTTGACATCTTGCGACGCGACATCGTCTCGTCCATTGCCGAGGACCAGGAGACGTTGAAGCTCACCGAGGATCTGACCTCGAAGCTGAAACACAGCCTGGCCAAGTCCATCGGCTGGACAGCCTCACCCTTGGATGCGCGCTTCACCACAGTCCGAATGAAAGAAAGCAACATGGGAAACTTTGTCTGCGACGTCATGAGACACTACCACAACGCCGACTGTGCCATCATGGCTGCCGGGACGATCCGTGGTGACCAGATCTACCCGCCGGGTGTGATCAGGGTTAGGGACATCACCAACTGCTTCCCCTTTGAGGATcccgtcatcttcatccgGGTAACGGGCCAGCAGCTGTGGGATGCTCTGGAGAACGGCGTCTCCCAGTATCCGGCGCAAGAAG GCCGCTTTCCCCAGGTATCCAATATAGAGTACACCTTCGACCCAAGCAAGCCGCCTAGCTCTCGCATTGTTGCGGccagcgtcggcggcgaggccatcgacccCGAGAGAAAGTACACTGTCGCGACTCGAGGCTACATGGGCCGAGGAAAAG ACGGATTCACTagtctcctcgtcgagccggAAGGCGGAACCGCCGAAGAGATCGTCTGCGAAGAAAACGGCATCCTCATCTCCGCCATGTTGCGCCAGTACTTCATGAGTCTCAAAACGGTCGGCCAGTGGAAGAACCTCAGCGAGAACTGGCTCAAGGTTGCCGAGAAGTGCCATAGCCCCGTCGAGCCGCGCAAAATTTGGGAGACGCCCGCCGAGACGGGCACCTCGGACCCCCGTCCAAAGGTCGAGTCCAACTCGTGGGCCGACTGGATGGTCAGGCGGCACGCGCTGAACACGAAGACCCCCAATGACGAATCGGACGACGAGtcggacgtcgccgacgacgaggcggatAGTGTCGCGCAAATCGACATGGAGTTGCTCATTATGCGTAAGTTCTTCGCCCGGTGGGCCAAAAAGGCGGGCGTCAAGGCCGACGTGTGCGATCCCCTGCGGGAGGGCGAGTTCACGGTGGACTGGACCAGGGTCATTGCACCCGTCCTGGAGGGACGTATCAAAATGGTTGGCTAG
- a CDS encoding Glycerate kinase, whose translation MGSLPASQGMKILVCPSGFKGSLQPDVAADCIEAGIKSVMPEASVRKVPLVDGGEGFTSALVSATGGTLHPVTVTGPVGIPIASYFGILGGSNPEMPKTAVIEMAAAAGLSLVPADLRNPGLTTTFGVGELLAAALGAGAKRIVVGCGDSGTCDGGAGMLQALGARLIDHDGHSLPIAAGGESLLGLANIDLSGADKRLKDVSIEVAVNWNNVLSGPEGVARVFGAQKGSSATQTERLSAAMEVLAVVAGRLLCDNMVGLSPGGGASGGLGTGLRLIGAKLRPRYEVVAEYVDFDGLFTDCDLVLTAEGGIDDQTPRGKIPAEIGMRAKKHGLPVIAIAGTIGPGARVNYDVGIDAYTCILQRPSTLAEAILEAEKLTRESAECVMRMIVVGRMLGSKKPFSPMAQPPASTWV comes from the coding sequence ATGGGCTCTCTTCCGGCTTCTCAGGGCATGAAGATCCTCGTGTGCCCCTCTGGATTCAAGGGCAGTCTGCAGCCCGACGTTGCCGCTGACTGCATTGAAGCGGGTATCAAGTCTGTGATGCCGGAGGCTTCAGTCCGCAAGGTCCCCCTTGTTGACGGAGGCGAGGGGTTCACTAGCGCGCTTGTTTCCGCAACTGGTGGCACGCTTCACCCTGTCACCGTCACCGGGCCTGTCGGTATTCCGATTGCGTCCTACTTTGGCATACTGGGGGGTAGTAACCCCGAGATGCCAAAGACTGCCGTCATCGAGATGGCagcggccgccggcctgaGCCTTGTGCCCGCCGACCTCCGCAACCCTGGGCTCACGACGACGtttggcgtcggcgagcttctcgcTGCTGCTCTCGGGGCTGGTGCAAAGAGGATTGTCGTCGGGTGTGGCGACTCGGGCACatgcgacggcggcgctggaaTGCTTCAGGCCCTTGGCGCTCGGCTTATCGACCATGACGGGCATTCGCTTCCCAttgcggcgggcggcgagtCTCTGCTCGGGCTGGCCAACATCGACCTTAGCGGTGCCGACAAGCGGCTCAAAGACGTCAGCATTGAGGTGGCCGTCAACTGGAACAACGTGCTGTCAGGccccgagggcgtcgccagGGTGTTCGGTGCTCAAAAGGGCTCCAGCGCCACGCAGACCGAGCGGCTGTCTGCGGCCATGGAGGTGCTCGCTGTGGTTGCCGGCCGCCTGCTCTGCGACAACATGGTGGGCCTGTCGCCCGGCGGAGGGGCGTCTGGAGGGTTGGGCACCGGTTTGCGGTTGATCGGTGCCAAGCTCCGACCAAGATATGAGGTGGTGGCGGAGTACGTCGATTTTGACGGGCTGTTTACCGACTGCGATCTCGTTCTCACGGCTGAGGGAGGCATCGACGACCAGACTCCCCGGGGCAAGATTCCAGCTGAGATTGGCATGCGGGCAAAGAAGCACGGGCTACCCGTGATTGCCATCGCGGGGACCATCGGGCCAGGGGCGCGGGTCAATTACGACGTGGGAATCGATGCGTACACGTGTATCTTGCAACGTCCATCGacgctggccgaggcgatTCTGGAGGCGGAGAAGCTGACACGGGAGAGCGCCGAGTGCGTCATGCGGATGATTGTCGTGGGACGCATGTTGGGGTCCAAGAAGCCCTTTTCCCCCATGGcgcagccgccggcgtcgacatgGGTGTAG